One Thalassotalea sediminis DNA segment encodes these proteins:
- the ndk gene encoding nucleoside-diphosphate kinase has translation MAIERTFSIVKPDAVAKNVIGQIYNRFETAGLTIIASKMVHLSKEQAEGFYAEHSERPFFGALVEFMTSGPVMVQVLEGEGAVLKNREIMGATNPAEALAGTLRADYANSIDENAVHGSDAVESAAREIAYFFSDEEICPRTR, from the coding sequence ATGGCTATCGAACGTACTTTTTCTATCGTAAAACCTGATGCAGTAGCAAAAAATGTTATTGGTCAGATCTACAATCGCTTTGAAACTGCTGGTTTAACGATCATCGCATCTAAAATGGTTCACCTTTCTAAAGAACAAGCTGAAGGTTTCTATGCTGAGCATAGCGAACGTCCTTTCTTTGGTGCTTTAGTTGAATTTATGACTTCTGGTCCTGTAATGGTTCAAGTACTTGAAGGCGAAGGTGCTGTACTTAAAAACCGTGAAATTATGGGTGCTACTAACCCAGCTGAAGCCTTAGCAGGTACATTACGTGCTGACTATGCTAACTCGATTGATGAGAATGCAGTACACGGTTCTGATGCTGTTGAATCTGCTGCGCGTGAAATTGCTTACTTCTTCTCTGATGAAGAGATTTGCCCACGCACTCGTTAA
- a CDS encoding NnrS family protein: MMQITDLAQEEKLPPILRLGFRPFFLLGPAFAIIALIIWGLLFHGKINWQPFGEGYWWHIHEMIFGFAAAIIAGFLLTAVQTWTGIRSVHGKILLLLIMLWLGGRFALLLPTYIPHAVISIIDLSFLPVTAYLLAKPLLAVNQKRNLFFVPILLLFTGINVQMHIALYPDSNISIQHSGYAGIMLITTLISIIAGRVTPMFTANGTKTTKVQNTPWLELISNGMLFFIFICYLVDPIIAINYTLLGGLFIFAGILQAIRVTRWRPWITIHVPLLWSLHLSILCIWLALVLLGLTYSFALFPANHIWHLLTIGGICGVILAMISRVSLGHTGRPLKVTPIIKTSFILVFIAAISRVIMPIIIPSAVPELYWIATGTVCASFLLFLYQYIPYLTSARADGRPG; the protein is encoded by the coding sequence ATGATGCAAATTACAGACTTAGCTCAAGAAGAAAAGTTACCGCCGATATTAAGGCTCGGTTTTCGTCCTTTCTTTTTATTAGGGCCTGCATTTGCAATTATCGCTCTCATCATATGGGGACTTTTATTTCATGGCAAAATAAACTGGCAACCTTTCGGCGAAGGATATTGGTGGCATATCCATGAAATGATATTCGGTTTCGCCGCTGCGATAATTGCCGGCTTTTTACTAACAGCAGTTCAAACATGGACAGGCATAAGAAGCGTACATGGTAAAATATTACTGCTGCTCATAATGTTATGGCTTGGTGGTCGCTTTGCACTGTTGCTGCCGACATATATTCCACACGCCGTCATCTCTATCATTGATCTAAGTTTTTTACCCGTAACCGCCTACCTATTAGCAAAGCCCCTTTTAGCAGTAAATCAAAAACGCAATTTGTTTTTTGTGCCTATTTTGCTGCTGTTTACAGGTATCAATGTGCAAATGCACATCGCACTTTATCCTGATAGTAATATTTCCATTCAGCATTCTGGATACGCTGGCATAATGTTGATCACGACATTAATTTCAATTATTGCTGGCCGTGTAACACCTATGTTTACCGCCAATGGGACAAAAACGACAAAAGTACAAAATACTCCTTGGTTAGAACTTATTTCAAACGGCATGTTGTTTTTCATTTTTATATGCTACTTAGTAGATCCGATCATCGCCATTAATTACACTTTATTAGGAGGGTTATTCATCTTTGCTGGTATATTACAAGCAATACGCGTAACCCGTTGGCGCCCATGGATTACCATACACGTTCCTTTACTTTGGTCATTACATCTATCGATTCTATGCATCTGGCTCGCTTTGGTATTGCTAGGCCTTACCTATAGCTTTGCACTTTTTCCAGCAAATCATATTTGGCACCTGTTAACCATTGGAGGAATATGTGGCGTCATTTTAGCCATGATTTCACGTGTATCTCTTGGCCATACAGGTCGGCCTTTGAAAGTAACGCCAATCATTAAAACCAGTTTTATTTTAGTGTTTATTGCAGCAATTTCACGGGTAATAATGCCAATAATAATACCAAGCGCAGTACCCGAACTTTACTGGATAGCAACAGGTACCGTCTGTGCAAGTTTTTTACTTTTTTTATATCAATATATCCCCTACTTAACGAGCGCTCGCGCAGACGGTAGACCTGGATAG
- a CDS encoding DUF2164 domain-containing protein, translating into MANITFSQDVKQQIINKLQRYFEQELCFELEQFDADFLLDFIGDNLGSYFYNQGIYDAQQIITNKVDHISEAIYELEKPVDTKR; encoded by the coding sequence ATGGCCAATATTACCTTTTCTCAAGACGTTAAACAGCAAATTATTAATAAATTACAACGATATTTTGAACAGGAGCTTTGTTTTGAGCTTGAACAGTTTGACGCCGATTTCCTGCTTGATTTCATCGGTGATAATTTAGGAAGCTACTTTTATAATCAGGGTATTTACGATGCTCAACAAATCATAACGAACAAAGTAGATCACATCAGTGAAGCCATCTATGAATTAGAAAAGCCAGTAGATACCAAGCGTTAA
- a CDS encoding aminotransferase class V-fold PLP-dependent enzyme, producing the protein MSTEQYFSQFRKNIIGQQLSHEINGQTLPIVYADWTASGRLYQPIETFITETLGPYVANTHTETNLTGGVMTNVYHEAQLVIKKHVNACKNDVLITAEAGMTGVINKFQRILNLRIPERMQDQVHFNDQDKPVVFITHMEHHSNQTSWYECDVTLEIVQPDSNGLPSLEHLTQLLKQYGDRKHKIGSFTACSNVTGIKTPYYQMAEIMHDHGGVCFVDFACSAPYVDIDMHPANPKQALDAIYFSPHKFLGGPGSSGVLLFNKALYKNKVPDHPGGGTVTWTNPWGEHSFFDDIEMREDGGTPGFLQCIKTALAIKVKDEMGVANITARENWITNYVMDTLAQLDNVEMLESAIRDRLAIVSFYVKGAHYNLVVRLLNDRFGVQTRGGCSCAGTYGHILLNVDHDTSSKITDQIDSGDYAEKPGWIRASFHPTMTDKEVSYVVDAIKQVSENIQTWSNDYRFNPASGDFEHKNLAVSTPSLAHFNALPQQALATEQRSLLSRLFQRA; encoded by the coding sequence ATGTCTACAGAACAGTACTTTTCCCAATTTCGCAAAAACATTATTGGTCAACAGCTATCACATGAAATTAACGGCCAAACTTTACCTATCGTTTACGCAGATTGGACTGCAAGTGGTCGACTCTATCAACCTATTGAAACGTTTATTACTGAAACTCTTGGCCCATATGTAGCAAATACTCATACCGAAACAAATCTTACGGGTGGAGTAATGACGAATGTCTACCATGAAGCTCAGCTTGTGATTAAAAAACATGTTAATGCGTGCAAAAATGATGTTCTAATAACAGCAGAAGCTGGTATGACAGGGGTTATTAATAAGTTTCAACGTATCTTAAATTTGCGCATTCCGGAGCGTATGCAAGATCAAGTGCATTTTAATGACCAAGATAAACCTGTAGTTTTTATTACTCACATGGAACATCATTCTAACCAAACCTCGTGGTATGAATGTGATGTTACGTTAGAAATTGTTCAACCTGATAGCAACGGATTGCCATCTCTGGAGCATCTTACACAGCTACTTAAGCAATATGGCGATCGTAAGCATAAGATAGGTTCATTTACTGCTTGCTCGAACGTAACTGGCATAAAAACCCCGTACTATCAGATGGCGGAGATAATGCATGATCATGGTGGTGTATGTTTCGTTGATTTTGCCTGTTCGGCACCTTATGTCGATATTGATATGCATCCAGCTAACCCTAAGCAAGCATTAGATGCGATATATTTCTCACCTCACAAGTTTCTTGGTGGTCCTGGCAGTTCAGGTGTTTTACTGTTTAATAAAGCATTGTATAAAAATAAAGTGCCAGACCACCCAGGTGGTGGTACGGTAACATGGACAAATCCTTGGGGAGAGCATAGCTTTTTCGACGATATTGAAATGCGGGAAGACGGCGGAACACCCGGATTTTTACAATGTATTAAGACTGCGTTAGCTATTAAAGTGAAAGATGAAATGGGTGTTGCAAACATTACTGCACGTGAAAACTGGATCACCAACTATGTCATGGATACTTTAGCTCAGTTAGATAATGTAGAAATGTTAGAGTCTGCTATTAGAGATCGGTTGGCGATAGTTTCTTTTTACGTTAAAGGTGCTCATTACAATTTAGTGGTTAGATTGTTGAATGATCGGTTTGGTGTACAAACACGCGGTGGTTGTTCTTGTGCCGGCACCTATGGTCACATTTTATTAAATGTAGACCACGATACATCTTCCAAGATTACTGATCAGATTGATTCGGGCGATTATGCTGAAAAGCCTGGTTGGATAAGGGCTTCTTTTCATCCTACGATGACAGATAAAGAAGTTAGCTATGTTGTTGACGCAATTAAGCAGGTTAGTGAAAACATTCAAACGTGGAGTAACGATTACCGTTTTAATCCAGCGTCTGGTGACTTTGAACACAAGAATTTAGCAGTTTCAACGCCATCGTTAGCGCATTTTAATGCCTTGCCGCAACAAGCATTAGCAACTGAGCAGCGCTCATTGTTGTCACGGCTTTTTCAACGCGCTTAA
- a CDS encoding GNAT family N-acetyltransferase, translated as MQKKTINYREMTPDDFSQVIRLATHVHGEGYMDNESASRWFKQGLKNNINSSFVAYDGEILVGFRITFSAQQWQIDQWCTPDKWSVPSESVCYFKCNTVDEHYRGYGIGSKLLELSIDNVKQQGAKAGVSHLWMQSPGNSAVKYFTKCGGSLVKQHPDRWNALSKQGYMCPICHHDCHCSAAEMMITFRVC; from the coding sequence ATGCAAAAAAAGACTATTAACTATCGCGAAATGACACCTGACGACTTTTCCCAAGTCATCCGATTAGCCACTCACGTTCATGGTGAAGGTTATATGGATAATGAAAGCGCGTCACGGTGGTTTAAGCAAGGATTAAAAAACAACATAAATAGTAGCTTTGTCGCCTATGATGGCGAAATCTTAGTTGGCTTTCGTATTACATTTTCAGCTCAGCAATGGCAAATTGATCAATGGTGCACCCCCGACAAATGGTCGGTACCAAGCGAATCCGTTTGTTACTTTAAATGTAATACTGTCGACGAGCACTATCGCGGCTATGGGATAGGCAGTAAATTACTTGAGCTTTCCATCGACAACGTTAAACAACAAGGTGCGAAAGCCGGTGTCAGTCATCTATGGATGCAAAGTCCAGGTAATAGCGCGGTTAAATATTTTACTAAATGTGGTGGCAGCTTAGTAAAGCAACACCCAGATAGATGGAATGCGCTAAGCAAACAAGGGTACATGTGCCCTATATGTCACCATGACTGCCACTGTTCGGCAGCCGAAATGATGATTACCTTTAGAGTCTGTTGA
- a CDS encoding bifunctional tRNA (adenosine(37)-C2)-methyltransferase TrmG/ribosomal RNA large subunit methyltransferase RlmN codes for MNESATSVSPNMKKVNLLNFDHQGLRDYFASIGEKPFRADQVMKWMYHFGYDDFEQMTNLNKKLREKLARNCEIHAPEISQKQVSNDGTIKYALKLEGGQEVETVWIPENNRATLCVSSQVGCALECSFCSTAQQGFNRNLSVSEIIGQVWRVANDIGATRIAGKRPITNIVMMGMGEPLLNMKNLIPALDNMLNDLAYGLSKRRVTVSTSGVVPALAMLKEKIDCALAISIHAPNDALRNELVPINKKYPLQEFLAASRQYIEGSKAQKAVTVEYVMIQEVNDTTEHAHELAHALKDTPSKINLIPFNPYPGSPYKRSSNSRIDRFDKVLQTYGYTVITRRTRGDDIDAACGQLAGDVLDRTKRTATNTEQAEEKKQVKAEQISVKIV; via the coding sequence ATGAATGAATCCGCAACCAGTGTTAGCCCAAACATGAAGAAAGTTAATTTATTAAACTTTGACCATCAAGGGTTGCGTGACTATTTTGCTTCAATTGGTGAAAAGCCATTCCGCGCTGATCAAGTAATGAAATGGATGTACCATTTTGGTTATGATGACTTCGAGCAAATGACCAATTTGAATAAGAAGTTACGTGAAAAACTTGCCAGAAACTGTGAAATACATGCGCCTGAGATATCACAAAAGCAAGTATCGAATGATGGTACGATAAAGTATGCATTAAAACTTGAAGGTGGTCAGGAAGTTGAAACCGTTTGGATCCCTGAAAATAATCGCGCCACTTTGTGTGTATCTTCTCAAGTAGGTTGTGCCTTAGAATGTAGTTTTTGTTCTACAGCTCAACAAGGATTTAATCGAAACCTTTCTGTCTCTGAAATAATTGGCCAAGTGTGGCGTGTAGCAAATGATATTGGTGCAACACGCATTGCGGGTAAGCGACCAATCACTAACATCGTAATGATGGGCATGGGTGAGCCGTTATTAAATATGAAAAACTTAATACCTGCTTTAGACAATATGCTTAACGATCTTGCTTATGGATTGTCAAAGCGTCGTGTCACCGTTAGTACTTCTGGTGTAGTTCCAGCACTTGCGATGTTAAAAGAAAAAATTGATTGTGCTTTAGCTATCTCTATACACGCGCCAAATGACGCTTTACGTAATGAACTTGTGCCAATAAACAAGAAATATCCATTACAGGAGTTTCTTGCTGCTTCTCGTCAATATATAGAAGGTTCTAAAGCACAAAAAGCGGTTACAGTAGAGTACGTTATGATTCAAGAAGTGAATGATACTACTGAGCATGCACATGAACTTGCACATGCGTTAAAAGATACACCAAGCAAAATTAACCTGATCCCATTTAATCCATATCCAGGTTCACCTTACAAAAGATCAAGTAATTCTCGTATTGATAGGTTCGATAAAGTACTACAAACCTATGGCTATACGGTAATTACCCGTCGAACACGTGGTGATGATATTGATGCTGCATGTGGTCAGCTCGCAGGCGATGTTTTAGACCGTACGAAGCGCACTGCAACCAATACTGAACAAGCAGAAGAAAAAAAACAGGTGAAAGCTGAACAAATTTCAGTAAAAATAGTCTGA
- a CDS encoding D-2-hydroxyacid dehydrogenase, giving the protein MKCVFLDRKTFVDEVSTSSISQQVTALTSYDYTNESDVIARCKDADVVITNKVKLTREILTLLPKLKLICVAATGVNNIDVTAAINLGIAVTNVSGYSAPSVSQYVFSQLLNYFSHPVSHQKNVEQGLWQKSQSFCVHGCGSKELAGKKIAIIGFGCLGQKVANIAQAFDMHVIIAERPNAETIRPNRMAFETALKQADIVSLHCPLTSETQDLINKDTLALMKPSALLINTARGGIINEKDLFTALTQDQIAGAILDVLQDEPPSIDNTLLKNQPNNLKITAHIAWASIEAQQRLLNLIAVNIADFKQGKETNRITSP; this is encoded by the coding sequence ATGAAATGTGTATTTTTAGACCGAAAAACCTTTGTAGATGAAGTATCAACATCATCAATTAGCCAACAAGTTACCGCATTAACCTCATACGACTATACCAATGAGAGTGATGTTATAGCGCGCTGTAAAGATGCAGATGTTGTGATCACAAACAAAGTAAAGCTCACTCGCGAAATACTTACGTTACTCCCAAAACTCAAACTCATTTGTGTAGCGGCCACTGGCGTTAATAATATAGATGTGACGGCGGCAATTAATCTCGGCATCGCGGTCACGAATGTTAGTGGCTATTCTGCACCATCCGTCAGTCAATATGTGTTTTCTCAACTCCTTAACTACTTTAGTCATCCCGTTTCTCATCAAAAGAATGTTGAACAAGGGCTATGGCAAAAAAGCCAAAGTTTTTGTGTTCATGGATGCGGTAGTAAAGAACTAGCAGGTAAAAAAATAGCGATTATTGGCTTTGGTTGCTTAGGGCAAAAAGTTGCCAATATTGCTCAAGCTTTTGATATGCATGTTATTATCGCTGAACGCCCTAACGCTGAGACAATTAGGCCTAATAGAATGGCATTTGAAACAGCACTTAAACAAGCTGACATTGTCAGTTTACATTGTCCTCTCACAAGTGAAACACAAGACTTGATAAATAAAGATACCTTGGCATTGATGAAACCTAGTGCGTTACTTATAAATACCGCACGCGGCGGTATAATTAATGAAAAAGATCTTTTCACTGCACTCACCCAAGATCAAATTGCCGGCGCAATCTTGGATGTATTGCAAGATGAGCCTCCGAGTATTGATAATACATTGTTAAAAAATCAACCTAACAATCTGAAAATAACGGCACATATTGCGTGGGCTAGCATAGAAGCACAGCAACGCTTACTCAATTTAATCGCTGTCAATATTGCTGACTTTAAACAAGGCAAGGAAACGAATCGAATAACATCCCCCTGA
- a CDS encoding NAD(P)/FAD-dependent oxidoreductase, with product MYDPLYHQSPGCGQDYPNSYWAQVSGSSPKNLGALQTDLEVDVAIIGAGYTGMSCALHLAEEHGIKATLLEANQSAWGCSGRNAGFILKTSGRKSFSQMANQWGEQAMRATYQEMAEGVERVKGLIARGIDCDMQPAGYLKVAHKPNKLNELRAIAQLQKDMFGYDIDVLSKDDVRQQFMDDRNAHGAIRYTDGFGLNPLKLAWGYQNLATSAGADIYCSTPVLQSRQSSTGFELITPSALVKAKKVVLATNGYTPQGFMPAVNNRYLPVLSQIIVTEPMSEQQLSDSGIKTNQVVMDTRALKYYYRKLPDNRILFGGRGAISGKSAQDPYYANRLLSVLKSSFPALESLNIAYAWSGWICMSLDDIPHIYQNAEQNLFYSMGYCGAGVSFSAQAGKRLADKVAGAQVPNIPLYTSPLPTFPFAPLRRVGQWGYFQYGKIKDKYF from the coding sequence ATGTATGATCCGTTATATCACCAATCTCCAGGCTGCGGCCAAGATTATCCAAACAGTTATTGGGCGCAGGTTTCTGGCTCATCGCCCAAGAATCTAGGTGCTTTACAAACTGATCTTGAGGTCGATGTTGCTATTATCGGTGCGGGTTATACAGGTATGTCTTGCGCTTTGCATTTAGCTGAAGAACATGGCATTAAAGCGACTTTGCTCGAAGCAAATCAAAGCGCCTGGGGATGCAGTGGCCGAAATGCGGGCTTTATTTTAAAAACATCAGGTAGGAAGTCGTTCAGTCAAATGGCGAACCAGTGGGGGGAGCAGGCAATGCGTGCTACCTATCAAGAAATGGCCGAAGGTGTTGAACGTGTAAAGGGGCTTATTGCTCGCGGTATTGATTGTGATATGCAGCCTGCAGGTTACCTAAAAGTAGCGCATAAACCGAACAAATTAAATGAATTAAGAGCTATTGCGCAATTGCAGAAAGATATGTTTGGATATGATATAGATGTGTTGTCAAAAGACGATGTTAGACAACAGTTTATGGACGATCGAAATGCCCATGGTGCTATTCGCTACACTGATGGATTTGGATTAAACCCCTTAAAGTTAGCCTGGGGATACCAAAACCTTGCAACGAGTGCTGGTGCTGATATTTATTGCAGTACACCGGTATTGCAAAGTCGGCAATCGTCAACGGGATTTGAATTGATCACTCCATCAGCTTTGGTTAAAGCGAAAAAAGTGGTACTTGCTACCAATGGCTATACACCACAAGGATTTATGCCTGCCGTTAATAATAGGTACCTACCTGTATTGTCTCAAATTATTGTAACTGAGCCTATGAGTGAGCAACAACTCTCGGACAGTGGTATTAAAACGAATCAGGTGGTCATGGATACAAGAGCGTTAAAATATTACTACCGTAAATTGCCTGATAATCGCATCTTATTTGGTGGGCGAGGCGCTATATCAGGTAAGTCAGCTCAAGATCCTTATTATGCTAACCGATTGTTATCCGTATTAAAGTCTAGTTTTCCAGCGCTTGAATCATTAAATATTGCCTATGCATGGTCTGGTTGGATTTGTATGTCATTAGATGATATTCCACATATATATCAAAATGCTGAACAGAATTTGTTTTATAGCATGGGATATTGTGGTGCTGGTGTTTCTTTTTCTGCACAGGCGGGTAAAAGGCTGGCAGATAAAGTAGCTGGTGCTCAAGTACCTAATATTCCTTTATACACGTCGCCATTACCAACGTTTCCCTTTGCACCATTGCGTCGCGTTGGCCAATGGGGGTATTTTCAGTATGGAAAAATTAAAGATAAGTACTTTTAA
- a CDS encoding NAD-dependent malic enzyme — MTTNKQRPLYIPYSGPNLLETPLLNKGSAFSREERKQFNLAGLLPPAYETIDEQVERCYMQYSSFRTNLNKHIYLRAIHDKNETLFFKLVQAHLTEMMPIIYTPTVGDACERFSDIYRSNRGLFISYEDRHDIDDILRNATKNKVKVIVVTDGERILGLGDQGIGGMGIPIGKLSLYTACGGISPAYCLPVMLDVGTNNEKLLNDPMYMGSRHPRISQEAYDEFVDMFVQAVKRRWPHVMLQFEDFAQPNAMPLLNRYKDQICCFNDDIQGTASVTVGTLLSACRIKGGQLSQQKVVFVGAGSAGCGIAEQIIAQMISEGLDPEQARSQVFMIDRYGLVTEGMEGLRDFQEKLGQKRAAIAAWQIEGEYATLLETVTQAKPDILIGVSGVAGLFTEDVIKMMASNNDKPIIFPLSNPVRQVEATPEQVINWTEGKAIVATGSPFEPVEHKGEIYPIAQCNNSYIFPGLGLAVVAANINRITDEMLMVASETLAKASPLANEGKGELLPPLTEIANLSKEIAFAVAQVAFDQDLALRIDDEALLAKIQRNFWHPEYRQYRRCSI, encoded by the coding sequence ATGACGACAAATAAACAACGTCCTTTATACATTCCATATTCGGGTCCTAATCTATTAGAAACACCTTTACTTAACAAAGGTTCCGCATTTTCACGCGAAGAACGTAAACAGTTTAATTTAGCGGGCTTACTACCTCCTGCCTATGAAACTATTGATGAGCAAGTTGAGCGTTGTTACATGCAGTACAGTAGTTTCCGTACTAATTTAAACAAGCATATTTATTTACGTGCGATTCACGACAAAAATGAAACCTTATTTTTTAAACTCGTACAAGCGCATTTGACAGAAATGATGCCGATTATCTATACCCCAACCGTGGGCGACGCTTGTGAAAGGTTTTCTGATATCTATCGCAGTAATCGTGGCTTATTTATTTCTTACGAAGATCGTCATGATATCGATGATATTTTGCGTAACGCGACTAAAAATAAAGTAAAAGTGATAGTGGTAACTGACGGAGAACGTATTCTTGGCTTAGGCGACCAAGGTATTGGTGGTATGGGGATCCCTATCGGCAAACTATCACTTTATACCGCTTGTGGCGGCATTAGCCCAGCGTATTGCTTACCTGTGATGTTAGATGTTGGTACAAACAATGAAAAATTACTAAATGATCCTATGTATATGGGCTCACGTCACCCACGTATTAGTCAAGAAGCCTATGACGAATTTGTCGATATGTTTGTTCAAGCGGTTAAGCGCAGGTGGCCACATGTGATGCTACAGTTTGAAGACTTTGCACAACCGAACGCAATGCCATTATTAAATCGATATAAAGATCAAATTTGTTGCTTCAATGATGATATTCAAGGAACTGCATCGGTTACTGTCGGTACATTGCTATCAGCATGTCGCATTAAGGGCGGGCAGTTATCACAGCAAAAGGTTGTTTTTGTTGGTGCTGGCTCTGCTGGTTGCGGTATTGCTGAACAAATTATTGCGCAGATGATTAGTGAAGGCCTTGATCCGGAGCAAGCGCGCAGTCAAGTATTTATGATTGACCGTTATGGCTTAGTTACTGAAGGTATGGAAGGGTTAAGAGACTTTCAAGAAAAACTTGGTCAAAAACGGGCAGCAATTGCTGCGTGGCAGATTGAAGGTGAGTATGCGACATTATTGGAAACAGTAACACAAGCAAAACCTGACATTCTCATTGGTGTTTCCGGTGTAGCCGGGCTCTTCACTGAAGATGTTATTAAGATGATGGCCAGCAACAATGACAAACCTATTATTTTCCCGTTAAGTAATCCAGTGAGACAAGTTGAAGCAACGCCTGAACAAGTAATTAATTGGACGGAGGGAAAAGCCATTGTAGCGACAGGTAGTCCTTTTGAACCTGTCGAACATAAAGGTGAAATTTATCCTATTGCACAGTGTAACAATAGTTATATTTTCCCAGGTTTAGGTTTAGCAGTTGTCGCCGCGAATATTAATCGTATTACTGATGAAATGTTAATGGTGGCGAGTGAAACATTGGCAAAAGCTTCACCATTAGCAAATGAAGGTAAAGGAGAGTTATTGCCTCCATTGACTGAAATTGCAAATTTAAGTAAAGAAATTGCCTTTGCAGTAGCTCAAGTCGCCTTTGACCAAGACCTTGCACTTCGTATTGACGATGAAGCATTACTTGCCAAAATACAACGTAACTTTTGGCACCCTGAATACCGTCAGTACCGTCGCTGCAGCATATAA
- the iscX gene encoding Fe-S cluster assembly protein IscX — protein MGLRWVDSLEIALDLIEEHPDVDPYKLHFTELRKWVLALDNFDDDPEHCGERVLEAIQLAWMAEID, from the coding sequence ATGGGACTACGTTGGGTTGACTCACTTGAAATTGCGTTAGATCTTATTGAAGAACATCCAGATGTGGATCCTTATAAACTGCACTTTACTGAATTGCGAAAGTGGGTACTGGCACTTGATAATTTTGATGATGATCCTGAACATTGCGGTGAAAGAGTGTTAGAAGCAATTCAATTAGCGTGGATGGCAGAAATCGATTAA